The genomic region GGACACGAACGTGGCCAGCGCGGTGGAGGTGGCGCCCGCGTCGTCGGTGGCGGTCACCTGGACCCGCCAGGTTCCCGGCACCGGCGGGATCCAGGAGAACGTCGGGTCGGCGCCGCCTGGTGAGGTGAATCCCGGCGGCGCGCGGTGCCAGGCGATGCGCGTCACCGTTCCGTCCGGATCGCCGACGGCCAGCCAGCCATCCAGCCGCTCGCCCACCTGCCGCACGAAGCCGTCCACGACGATCTCCGGTGGCCGGTTCGCGGGCTCGGTGGTCGAAGGCGGCGCAGCGGGGGAAATGACGTCCCCCAAGCCTGTGCCGCGATCCTCGGGACAGCCGGTCGCCGCCAGCGAGACCACCGCCAGAGCGACGGTCACCGGAAGCACCAAGCGGCCGCGCGCCGAGTGGGTCCGTGGCCCGGTTGTGTTCCTGCTGAGGGGCGCTAACCTGATTGCCGACAAAATCGGTCTGGAATTACCGGTCACGCGACCACCGACCAAGGGAGGACACAGCAGCATGACTGTGCAACTGGGGGACGTCGCCCCCGACTTTACGGCAGACACCACCGAGGGCACCATCAACTTCCACGAATGGAAGGACGGCAGTTGGGCGGTGCTGTTCTCGCATCCGAAGGACTTCACGCCCGTCTGCACGACCGAACTGGGCTACACCGCCAAGCTCCGTAGCGAGTTCGCGGCGCGCAACGTGAAGGTCATCGGGCTCTCGTGCGACTCGGTGGAGGATCACCGGGTGTGGTCGCAGGACATCCTGGACACCCAGGGCATCTCGCCCAACTTCCCGATGATCGGCGACCCCGACGCCTCGGTGGCCAACCTCTACGGCATGATCCACCCCAACGCCAGCGACACCATGACGGTCCGCTCGGTCTTCGTCATCGGCCCCGACAATCTGGTCAAGCTGATGATCACCTACCCGGCCAGCACCGGGCGCAACTTCGACGAGGTGCTGCGGGTCATCGACTCGCTGCAGCTCACCGCCCACCACAAGGTGGCCACGCCGGTGAACTGGCAGCACGGCGAGGACGTGATCATCGTGCCGGCGCTCAGCAACACCGAGGCCGCCGAGCGCTTCCCCGGCGGCTGGGACGAGCAGAAGCCCTACCTGCGGGTGGTCCCCCAGCCCACCGGCTGAGCCGGATACTCATCGCTCCAACCGTCGCGCCCCCGGGTTCGAGCCCGGGGGCGCGGCGCGTCCCGCGGCGCCGACGACCTCCAGCGCTCGCTGATGAGACAGCGCAGGCGGACCCGCGCGCATCTGAGCCCCCCGGACCGCCGGCGCGACGCGTGACTGAATCCGCGGGCCGACGGGCGGACGTAAGTAAGGCGTAGGTAATTCCCGCGATGGTCGGAAGGGGCCCGAACACCGCGCCGGTAGGATCGCCGGGTCCAGGACAGTCGAGCACGGAGGGCCGACGGTGGCAGGCAACGGACGGGTACCGGCGGCGCGTGCCGTCGGGGCCGTGAAGATCTACGGCCGCGGCGAGACCGAGGTTCGCGCCCTCGACGGTGTCGACGTCACCTTCGACACCGGCCAGTTGACCACGATCATGGGGCCGTCGGGGTCGGGCAAGTCGACGCTCATGCACTGCATGGCGGGCCTCGACGAACTCACCGACGGGCAGATCTTCATCGGCGACACCGAACTCGGCACCCTCAACGAGCGGGAACTGACGCTCCTGCGCCGCCGGCAGGTCGGCTTCATCTTCCAGGCCTACAACCTGCTCCCCACCCTCACCGCGCTGGAGAACATGACGCTGCCCATCGCCCTGGCCGGGGAGGACCCCGACAGCGCCTGGCTCACCGAGGTCGTCGATGCGGTCGGCCTGGGCGACCGTCTCACGCACCGGCCCAACGAACTCTCGGGCGGGCAGCAGCAGCGGGTGGCCGTGGCGCGGGCGCTCGTGAGCCGCCCGCGCATCATCTTCGCCGACGAGCCCACCGGGAATCTGGACTCTCGCACCGGGGCCGAGGTGCTGGAGTTCCTGAGGCGGGCGTCGGACCAACTCGGCCAGACGATCGTGATGGTGACCCACGACGCCGGGGCCGCCAGCTACAGCGACCGGATCGTGTTCCTCAACGACGGTCGGGTCGTGGACGAGATGCGAGATCCGACCGTTGACGGTGTGCTCGACAAGGTGAGGACCATCGGTGCCTGAGCCGGCGAGCCGGATTCGCCTGAACGCCGCCGCGGCACGCCCGAACGTTTGAGCATCGGCATGTTCCTGCTGCGACTCACCCTCAAGAACATCGCCAACAGGAAGTTCTTGTTCCTGGGCACGGCGTTGAGCGTGGTGCTGGGCGTCTCCTTCGTGGTGGGCGTCTTCATCGTCACCGACAGCCTGCGTGCCACATTCGACGACATCGCAGACGACATCGCCGGATCGATCGACCTCCGGGTGCGCAGCGAACTCGAGTTCGGCGACCGGCTGAACGCCCCCGAGGTGGACCCCGCGCTGGCCACCGAGATCGCCGGGGTCGACGGGGTAGCGGCGGTCACCGGCGGTGTGGCCGCCTGGAACGTGGTCATCATCGACCCCGACGGCGAGCCGCTGCAGTCATTGGGTCCGCCCCAGTTCGGGGTGAGTTGGTCCGACGAGGAGGCCCTGACCGAACTGTACCTGGCCGAGGGCAGGCCGCCGGAGGGCCCGAACGAGTTCGCCGCCAACGCCGGAACCGCCGAGTTCGCCGACCTCCGGATCGGCGAGACGTACCGCGTCAGCCTGCCCGAGGGCACGCGCCCCTTCGAGCTGGTGGGCACGGTGAACTGGGCCGACCCCGACGAGGACCAGTCACAGGGCGTTCAGTTCTCGGTCTTCGACCTGGCCACCGCCACCGAACTGCTGAACGGCGGAGGGGGCTGGGACGAGATCCTCGTGGATGTGGACCGGCAGGCCGACATCGCCACCGTCGCCGCCGCGATCAGGCAGGCATTGCCTCCGGACCGCGATCTCGAGGTGCTGACCGTCGAGGAGGTGGCCGAGGAGCAGAGCGCCGAATTCGACACGTTCATCACGATCTTCCAGAACATCCTGCTGGCATTCGCCATCATCACGCTCGTGGTCTCGGCGTTCCTGGTGAACAACGTGTTCTCCATCGTCATCGGCCAGCGCATCCGCGAGCTGGGCCTGCTGCGGGTCGTCGGCGCCACGGGGATCCAGATCCGGCGCTCGGTGCTGGGCGAGGCTGCCACTGTCGGCGTCATCGCCACGGTGCTGGGCGTCGGCGGCGGCATCGGTGTCGCGGCCGCGCTCAAAGCCATCTTCGGCGCGCGCGGCGGCGAACTGCCGATTGATCCGGTGCTGGTGACGGGGCGAACCGTTGGTGTGGCCATCGCCGTGGGGGTGGGCATAACCATGCTGGCCGCGCTCTCACCTGCGCTCAAGGCCCGACGGATCACGCCTGTCGAAGCTCTGCGGGAGGACGCCCGGCTCTCCACCCCGGTCGCCGCCCGGCGGCCCGTGGCGGGCGGCCTGGCCCTGATCGCAGGCCTGGTGCTGCTGGCACTGGGCCTCGCTGCCCCCGACTGGCCGGCGCTCATCCCGCTGGCGCTGCTGGCTGCGATCCTCGCCAACTGGGGGGGCAAGCGGATCGTCTGGTGGGCGGGGAGGCTGGCGGTGGCCGCCGTCGGCCTGGCGCTGCTGCTCACCACGGTGTTCGCGGATCTCGGCACGACGCACCTGCTGGTGACCCTCTCGATGGGCGTGCTGACGGTCTTCGTGGGCATCAACATGACCAGCCCGCTGTTCGCAAGACCGATGGCCCGCGCCCTCGGCGCCCCGCTGGCCCGCATAGACGGCATGCCCGGGCACTTGGCGCGCCAGAACGCGGCCCGCAGCCCGCGCCGCACGTCCTCCACGGCCGCGGCCCTCATGATCGGACTGGCGCTCGTGGTCACCGTGAGCGTCGTGGCCGACTCGTTGAAGAGCAGCTTCGCGAAGGTGCTCGACGAGCAGATCAACGCCGACTGGTTCGTGTGCATCGGCAACTGCGCCGACCAGTTCAGCGGGTTCAGCCCCCGCCTCGGCGAGGACCTCGAAGCGCTGCCGGAAGTGGGCTCGGTTGCGACGTACCGGTGGCTGACCGCAGCGTTCCGCACCCCCGGCGACGGCACCGTGCACGGCCTGATGTCGGTGAACACGCCCGAACTCGACGCCCACGTGGACGTGGATCCCATCGCCGGAGCGGTGAACGACCTGGCCCCCGGCGCCGTGCTCGCCCACGTCGATCAGGCCGCCGAGTACGGGCTCTCGGTCGGCGACAGCCTCGATGTCGAGGTCCTCGGCGGCGAGCGAGTCACCTGGAACGTGGCCGGCATCTACTCCGACGACGCCATCGTCGGCCCGTGGGTCGTGTCGCCGAGCACGTGGCACCGCTACTTCGACACCAACGTGGACCAGTTCCTGTCGGTCCTGAACGCCGACGGGGTGAGCGAGGAGGCGGCGCGGGCGGCCATCACCGCCTCAGCGGCCGATTACCCGCAGGTGACCGTTCGCTCCCGCGCCGAGTTCCGCGACACTGCCGACGATCAGATCGACCAGGCGCTGATCGTGGTGAACGTGTTCCTGGGGCTCTCGCTGGTGATCGCCGTGCTGGGAATCGTCGCGACCCTGGCGCTGTCGGTCGTGGAGCGCACCCGCGAGCTGGGCCTGCTGCGGGCGGTGGGCATGACGCGGGGCCAGATGCGCCGCATGGTCTGCTGGGAGGGCCTCGTCGTGGCTGTCTTCGGCGGGATCCTCGGCGTGGTGCTCGGCGTGGCCTTCGGCGTGCTGGCGGCCGACATCATCCCGGACTCGGTCGTGAGCACGCTGTCCATACCCGGCGGCCAAATCATCGTCTACCTCGTCATCGCGGCGCTCGCGGGGCTGGCCAGCGGGATCCTGCCGGCAATCTGGGCGGGCCGCCTGAAGGTGCTGGAGGCCATCGGCTACGAGTAGCCGGCCGGAGCCCCGGCCCGGAGCGCGCCGGCAGGCCCCATACTTGTCGGCATGCCGGTCGCCCCGAGACGGTCGATGAACCCGAAGCGGGCCATCGTGGTGGGCCTCGTGGGCGTCACCGCGGGGATCGCCCTGGTCTGGGGGATGAGCCGCCTGGCCAGCACCGGTGATGTGACGGTGCGGCTCGGCGACGACACTTTCGAAGCGGGCGACCCAACCGAGATGAGCCGCCTCATCGCCCACGACGGGCCGATCCTCTACGCCGACGCCGCCAGCGGCAACCGCGACATCTGGCTGCAGCACCTCGGCGGCGACCCGGCGGCCGGCTGGTACGCCTTCGACGCCCACCGCGCCGGCGCCGGACGCGACTGCACCCTCCAATGGCAACAAGCCGCCGCGGTCTTCACCGACCCCTGCGACGGCACGGTCGTCGAGGCGCACGGCGAGGGGCTGCCCGCCTACGACGTGCGCATCGAAGAGGGCGAGCTGATCGTCGACCTCAACGCCATCAGCGAGGGCGGCTAGGAGGTTCCGGCGGGAGACGCCCCGACAACAGCCGCGCTCTCCCAGCCGAGTGCTCCGAGCTTGCTCTGAAAACGACACTACTTTACATTTATTGGACTAACTTGATAATATGGCAAAATGTGGGAGAAACTCGGGCGGACTTGAAGGCTCAACAACTCATCGGACGCTGAGGG from bacterium harbors:
- a CDS encoding ABC transporter ATP-binding protein, whose product is MAGNGRVPAARAVGAVKIYGRGETEVRALDGVDVTFDTGQLTTIMGPSGSGKSTLMHCMAGLDELTDGQIFIGDTELGTLNERELTLLRRRQVGFIFQAYNLLPTLTALENMTLPIALAGEDPDSAWLTEVVDAVGLGDRLTHRPNELSGGQQQRVAVARALVSRPRIIFADEPTGNLDSRTGAEVLEFLRRASDQLGQTIVMVTHDAGAASYSDRIVFLNDGRVVDEMRDPTVDGVLDKVRTIGA
- a CDS encoding peroxiredoxin is translated as MTVQLGDVAPDFTADTTEGTINFHEWKDGSWAVLFSHPKDFTPVCTTELGYTAKLRSEFAARNVKVIGLSCDSVEDHRVWSQDILDTQGISPNFPMIGDPDASVANLYGMIHPNASDTMTVRSVFVIGPDNLVKLMITYPASTGRNFDEVLRVIDSLQLTAHHKVATPVNWQHGEDVIIVPALSNTEAAERFPGGWDEQKPYLRVVPQPTG
- a CDS encoding FtsX-like permease family protein, which codes for MFLLRLTLKNIANRKFLFLGTALSVVLGVSFVVGVFIVTDSLRATFDDIADDIAGSIDLRVRSELEFGDRLNAPEVDPALATEIAGVDGVAAVTGGVAAWNVVIIDPDGEPLQSLGPPQFGVSWSDEEALTELYLAEGRPPEGPNEFAANAGTAEFADLRIGETYRVSLPEGTRPFELVGTVNWADPDEDQSQGVQFSVFDLATATELLNGGGGWDEILVDVDRQADIATVAAAIRQALPPDRDLEVLTVEEVAEEQSAEFDTFITIFQNILLAFAIITLVVSAFLVNNVFSIVIGQRIRELGLLRVVGATGIQIRRSVLGEAATVGVIATVLGVGGGIGVAAALKAIFGARGGELPIDPVLVTGRTVGVAIAVGVGITMLAALSPALKARRITPVEALREDARLSTPVAARRPVAGGLALIAGLVLLALGLAAPDWPALIPLALLAAILANWGGKRIVWWAGRLAVAAVGLALLLTTVFADLGTTHLLVTLSMGVLTVFVGINMTSPLFARPMARALGAPLARIDGMPGHLARQNAARSPRRTSSTAAALMIGLALVVTVSVVADSLKSSFAKVLDEQINADWFVCIGNCADQFSGFSPRLGEDLEALPEVGSVATYRWLTAAFRTPGDGTVHGLMSVNTPELDAHVDVDPIAGAVNDLAPGAVLAHVDQAAEYGLSVGDSLDVEVLGGERVTWNVAGIYSDDAIVGPWVVSPSTWHRYFDTNVDQFLSVLNADGVSEEAARAAITASAADYPQVTVRSRAEFRDTADDQIDQALIVVNVFLGLSLVIAVLGIVATLALSVVERTRELGLLRAVGMTRGQMRRMVCWEGLVVAVFGGILGVVLGVAFGVLAADIIPDSVVSTLSIPGGQIIVYLVIAALAGLASGILPAIWAGRLKVLEAIGYE